The Chanodichthys erythropterus isolate Z2021 chromosome 1, ASM2448905v1, whole genome shotgun sequence genome segment AATTGGTCGACTATTCTGCCATGAGACACAATCACTATGTCTATGTGTCTTCCGTCAGGACTTGTCAAATGCTCAGGAATGTGTATGTGACTTGAATCATATGTGTTAAGAATGGGACTCAATCCCTCCATACAAAATCGTAGAAGATTCAGAAATTCATTCTGATGAGTTACTCCCTGAAGCCAGGAGACAACTGTGCTGTCTCTACATGTTCCCCTGATATATGCCACTACGTTCCGTCCATTTTCATTCATGCTGAGAGAATATCCCCCCAAGTTCGTGATGAGGTTCTTCATTTTGAACAATTTTTGGATGATTTCGCTGTAATGAGAAAAGTTGTACTGTGAGTCAGTCAGTTACCTTCAGACCTTCATTATTGCAGTACTGTACAATCTCAGACAAATATAAGATGAATTGGCTTTGGCCAAGACCAAAGACAATATATTGGCCAATACATtagtagaaataaaaaaattgtaaaaaataaaatatcatacTGCATTCCATCCAGCTGTTCCTTTAGCTTTTGTTGGCCTTCCAGTATTTCTCTGGCTGAATCCCGTAAGATCTTGCTGGCCTCCGTGACATTATTGCCTTTTATTAATTCTGCACTCTTATCAATCAGGTCATACAGACATAGGCCAAAACCAATCGCACCCAGTAtctagaaataaagtcacaatcaCAAAATCACTCTCTGAATTATAAGGGCAATGCAGtgaatatttaatattgttCTCTTATTAAATAGACACTTTAAGAGAATCTAAAAAAGTAGCTATTTTCTTAAAATGGAATGCATGATACCCTTGATCCTGTTTTAATGCCAATGCGTCCAATGTCCTTTACCAGTTTTTTAGCAGACACCTTCAGGCTACTCGTGATCACACCGACACCAACAAGGCACAGAGCTTGGAAAATAAAGCTTTCGGCCTCGACTGGAGCCACTCCACCTGGTGTCATGTGACGAAAGAACGTGGCCCTGTTGAAATCTCTGAGAAAGTCCAGGGGTACGTGAGTATTATTCCTTCTGGCCAGAGCACACATGAGTTGAGAGGTCACCTCACACTCCAACTCATCAGCATGATCCCCGAGCTGTGCTCCTCCACACCTGTTCTTCAGACCTTGCAGTTGCATCTGAATCCTTGTCCCAACCTTCTCATCTTCTTTAATTAATTCAATAGCTTTATTAAAGGTGCTGCTGGAGATACCTGCCTCTACCAATGGGGAAGTGATGCTGACTGCAGTGcctcctgctgctgctgctgctgcaacAGCAAATACAGGGAGGGCCAGACCTCCTGTCAAGAAAGTGGCAACTGCTGCTCCAGATATAGAGAGCACAGACGTAGCAGCTCCAACCACCTGAACGATGTTGCTGCCCCAGTGAACATTTTCCAGCTCTTCCGCCATTTCCGACAGCTTATCCgcacatttttttctgttttccagCCAGCAGAAGAGTGACTCACATAAAAGATCTGCTGCTGCCATGATTAGAGCAGGAACTGTGAGAAGAGAAAATGACAGATATTTCTTCAAATGGCACAATATATAATCTAAAGACAGGTGTAATTTGCAGGTGGGATGGTTGGGACATGCCCTCACCACTATTTAAGACATCGTGGCACAGATgtatagaaaaaaacaaacaaacaaacaaaaaacatctcTAGTTGATTagcaattttgtttgtttgggttaAATAAGAGGCAATCTGGCgttgggatgtgttgtttttgaaatcatgccGAGTGCTTGTTCCTGCGGTTATCAGTAaacagtgttctcttggcgctcgtgcacactcttgatatacaatcactaaTCAACTTCTTTGGTTTTAATGTGGAAGAAAAAACTACCTCTGGCACTCTTAATGAAATTTCTACCACCAGCtcataaaatgtatacattttatataacaacaattatataTTTTGGTAATTATGCCCTTTGGTTATTGGACACTATGAAATTCTTGTTCTTTATgtttgtgacaagcacataCAAATTATTACTTGTTTCATtggagtaataataaagaagcttctcatagttcttgtatttaaagCCATTGTCTTCCCCATGTTCCTTTGTCGTGTATTGTAAATGTAACCTGCTGTCGGTGAGTCATTTTGTCAAGTCTTTTTATGTTCAGGTCTGCTCTAGTCAAAATCATGGCACTaagaaaattaaaggtgccctcgaatgaaaaattgaatttatcttggcatagttgaataacaagagttcagtaggaaatgacatacagtgagtctcaaactccattgtttcctccttcttatttaaatctcatttgtttaaaatacctccgaagaacaggcgaatctcaacataacaccgactgttacgtaacagtcgggatcattaatatgtatgaccccaatatttgcatatgccagctcatgttcaaggcattagacaagggcagccagtctggatctgcacagctgaatcatcagactaggtaagcaagcaagaacaatagtgaaaagtggcagatggagcaataataactgacatgatccatgatatcatgatatttttagtgatatttgtcaattgtctttctaaatgtttcgttagcatgttgctaatgtactgttaaatgtggttaaagttaccatcgtttcttactgtattcacatagacaagagccgtcgctattttcatttttaaacactgtctgtcagtctgtataattcataaacacaacttcattctttataaatctctccaacagtgtagcattagccgttagccacagagcactatcaaactcattcaaaatcagaagtaaacaatataacagtatacaatactcacataatccgatgcatgcatgccgcatgcatgacgaacactttgtaaagatccattttgagggttatattagctgtgtaaactttgtttatgcactgttcaaggcaagcgcgagctctgtgaGTGTGGACcacgggatttaaaggggccgcagcataaaATCGGcgcgtttataatgatgccccaaaataggcagttaaaaaaattaataaaaaaaaatctatggggtattttgatctgaaacttcacagacacattcaggggacaccttagacttatattacatcttttaaaaacataatctagggcacctttaaccctAGGTAATATATTCATCTTCACGGTCAAGACTCTAGATTGCAGTGATGCAGGAAGTGTCCTCCACCTGTCAATATCTCTTTTAAGCATTTGAAAGACATTATCATAATTAATATGTACAATTTCTTTTAGAGAAGGCCGTATAAATATCCCTAGGTAAGTTATCTGATTCATAATTGGGATAACTGATGGTATCTGGGTACTCTGAGCTTTTTTGTTTAAAGGTAGAAGAGATGATTTGGACCAATTGATCCTGTATCCGGAAAATTTCCCAAAATAGTTAAATATTTCTAGTATGTTTTGGATTGCGTAGAaatctgaaaaatacagtaaaatgtcATCTGCGTAGAGAGATATTGCATGTTGGGTATCCTTGATTGAAATGGAACAAATTTGGTGCAAGAGGTTCGAGAGACAATGCAAATAACACTGGTGAGAGGGGGTGTAACGacgttcgtaaatgtgggaagaaggaggcgggaaccggcgaacgttcaacaaaactttaattcaaaataaacaaagaacaaaacgaaagtaatgccggcagaccctcgtggatgtctgccggccacacaaacataataaaacataacataaagtcaggcctggtcctctctcgtcctccacggtcgtcgctcctccttttatgctcccggagctcctccgtgagagactcaaggccggtgcgcctcccaggtgtaGCTCGTTAactctcgcgccaccggcctcgcgccgttccctcacggctctcgcccgccctggtcgccacagggGGTATCCTTGCCTTGTCCCTCTCAGGATATCAAAAGGTTGGGAGTGTAAGCCATTTGTTGCTATAATTGCTGATggattataataaattatttgtaccatattaatacatttctcATCAAAACCAGATTTATCTAACACCATCCATAAATAATCCCAATTTAATCTATCGAAAGCTTTATCTGCATCTAAAGATAAAACTGCACAAGGGAAATTTTTATCCTTACTTTCATGAATTACATGTAGCAACCGACGTATATTGTCTGCAGCCAAACAATGTGgaaattgaaattttaaaaattgcacatgTGTGGTGGCATCTCATAGGCATTTTATGACgctctcatctctctctctgtgcaaGTGACAAAAATAAGATTCTGTTGAAGTAACAGTGATGTAAAAATAACAACAGAATAAACATTTTAACAGATCAAATCATAAGAGATATTGTGGACATGGGGGCTTTCcataaacatgattttttttgttgtatattctatcccctacaCCTAAACACACCCAAGTAAACTTTCTGCATtcttatattttcaaaatatcatttagtataat includes the following:
- the LOC137027801 gene encoding uncharacterized protein; translation: MAAADLLCESLFCWLENRKKCADKLSEMAEELENVHWGSNIVQVVGAATSVLSISGAAVATFLTGGLALPVFAVAAAAAAGGTAVSITSPLVEAGISSSTFNKAIELIKEDEKVGTRIQMQLQGLKNRCGGAQLGDHADELECEVTSQLMCALARRNNTHVPLDFLRDFNRATFFRHMTPGGVAPVEAESFIFQALCLVGVGVITSSLKVSAKKLVKDIGRIGIKTGSRILGAIGFGLCLYDLIDKSAELIKGNNVTEASKILRDSAREILEGQQKLKEQLDGMHEIIQKLFKMKNLITNLGGYSLSMNENGRNVVAYIRGTCRDSTVVSWLQGVTHQNEFLNLLRFCMEGLSPILNTYDSSHIHIPEHLTSPDGRHIDIVIVSHGRIVDQFMPAGVLVPKPTIRDTILYSPWNCFINSNAAFGIAQGNIQVEDRELCNMRNRVYCDPDPLPNHWNSMQGSRHNIPLILLSPVTPEQKVWKLFQKLWKNRGLNIKDRVIFPYLVPQDQVKAYGEIPLLILISAISVILLVHGKTATVHLAACLGRARSPAMPEEWRRQYAYTSDQTYMTVNLRDDKRNVNMDLLKALRLLFDSQEP